From Microplitis mediator isolate UGA2020A chromosome 11, iyMicMedi2.1, whole genome shotgun sequence, one genomic window encodes:
- the LOC130677244 gene encoding toll-like receptor 6, whose translation MRAGSGHPARSLTLLHFRLAWFCCLVFGGGHVSAVTSSPTSSRYDVPQQCTLHHETALTCVYNNHWIVPHLNLSRVISEYVTTLTIVCNDQLKVNTGPSLSASASQSAGTKATLGTGINLIEQYAHLWRLRDLRLIGCKITTWPAKVLMGFHDLRNLTVRSMMYDRRSKVSLELERGAFDMTRLIEKMDLSANNIWQLPEGIFCPMTNLVTLNVSWNMLKDVAELGFSDYSVGVSKRDVESTVPSLTSSVTSQVTCSLDIQSLDVSNNQISVLPSHGFSSLQRLRTLNVSGNVIRVVDDAALRGLRSLEVCDLSSNRIVALPAGMFKDATNTLKELRLQNNSISALAPGLVADMNQLVTLDLSRNMLTSSWLDSNTFIGLIRLVLLDLSRNKIDKIDPELFKDLYTLQILNLQYNEIDIIPADTFSPMSNLHTLELSHNRLTYLDAYSLNGLYAVSLLSLDSNALEGIHPDAFRNCSSMQDLNLSGNNFEYIPIALKDMRLLRTLDLGENQIKSLDKPGFRGMTNLYGLRMIGNEIINVTRGALSELPALQILNLARNKIEYVEYGAFSGNEALQAIRLDANYLQDMTGIFANTPGLLWLNMSDNMINHFDYTLLPEKLQWMDLHKNKIQDLGVAPANFHLQTLDVSFNELTRIDPKSVPDSIELLFVNDNKIHTVEPQTFYDKLNLTRVDLYANQIVKMDLSALQLTQIPENRALPEFYIGGNPFICDCTIEWLQRINSLSLRQHPRVMDLELVYCRLPYDRHRAFVSLLEAKPSQFLCTYKAHCFALCHCCDFDACDCEMTCPSNCTCYHDQSWSANVVDCSNSDYKTLPGRLPMDATEVYLDGNNFSELTSHSFIGRKNLEVLYINDSNIIAIHNHTFSGLKRLIVLHLENNKIERLNGVELMPLENLKELYLQNNLLTHIDNGTFNALTHLEVLRLDNNKLKTFALWQLSLNPYLVDISISNNPWSCECGYLDQVRDWMTKNEAKITDWKRVTCELGMPINLVVNGTVVNCAALTGTTSAIETRQLEAYLPLLLATAVLFFAMVALICGAFRHRRTLRAWAASRCGLRACYKTAAFEDREKPFDAYISYSAVDENFVSRVLVPGLESSYRLCLHYRDLGAGANVADAVAEAADSSRRTILILSRNFLHGEWSRFEFKAALRDALRGKGRSVILLLVGGVCPRDLDADLRKRISSHTVLVWGDKLFWQKLKFAMPDVSPIPVLERPLPLPPPPPPPSQHLWA comes from the coding sequence ATGAGGGCCGGTAGTGGCCACCCGGCCCGCTCGTTAACTTTGCTACATTTCCGGCTGGCCTGGTTTTGCTGTCTTGTCTTTGGTGGAGGTCACGTTTCGGCAGTTACCAGTTCTCCGACTTCATCGAGGTACGATGTACCTCAGCAATGTACCTTACATCATGAAACGGCACTAACTTGTGTGTACAACAACCATTGGATCGTGCCCCACTTGAATTTGTCACGTGTCATCAGCGAATACGTAACGACACTGACAATTGTTTGCAATGATCAGCTGAAAGTTAACACTGGTCCCAGTTTAAGTGCCAGTGCAAGTCAAAGTGCTGGTACTAAAGCCACATTAGGAACgggaattaatttaattgagcAGTATGCTCATTTGTGGCGATTACGCGATTTGAGGCTGATTGGCTGCAAAATAACAACGTGGCCAGCAAAAGTCCTAATGGGCTTTCATGATTTGCGAAACTTGACCGTACGCAGTATGATGTACGACCGTAGAAGCAAAGTGAGCTTAGAGTTGGAACGAGGTGCCTTCGATATGACACGTTTGATCGAGAAGATGGATTTGTCGGCGAACAATATCTGGCAGCTTCCGGAAGGGATATTTTGCCCGATGACTAATCTGGTGACACTGAATGTCTCGTGGAATATGTTGAAGGACGTCGCTGAACTGGGATTCAGTGATTACAGTGTTGGTGTTTCTAAACGAGATGTCGAATCAACGGTTCCATCATTGACGTCGTCAGTTACGTCGCAAGTGACGTGCTCACTTGATATACAGAGTTTGGATGTGTCTAATAACCAGATATCAGTACTGCCGTCACACGGTTTCTCGTCATTGCAGCGGCTACGTACGCTGAATGTGTCTGGAAATGTAATCAGAGTGGTTGACGACGCTGCATTACGTGGGTTGAGATCTCTAGAGGTATGCGACCTGTCGAGCAACCGGATTGTTGCGTTGCCGGCTGGTATGTTTAAAGATGCCACAAATACGCTCAAGGAACTGCGTCTCCAAAATAATTCAATCAGCGCACTGGCGCCTGGTTTAGTTGCCGACATGAATCAACTTGTCACGCTGGATTTATCGCGTAATATGTTGACGAGTTCGTGGCTTGACTCGAACACTTTCATTGGTCTTATCCGTCTTGTGCTTCTGGATTTATCACGCAATAAAATCGACAAAATTGATCCCGAACTATTTAAAGATCTCTACACACTTCAGATACTAAATTTACAGTATAATGAGATAGACATCATTCCGGCAGATACTTTTTCGCCAATGAGTAATTTACATACACTCGAGTTGTCCCACAATAGGCTGACGTATCTGGATGCGTATTCACTTAACGGTTTGTATGCCGTTTCGTTGCTGTCACTGGATTCTAATGCACTCGAAGGCATTCATCCAGATGCATTTCGTAATTGTTCGAGTATGCAGGATTTGAATCTGTCTGGTAATAATTTCGAATACATACCAATTGCCTTGAAAGACATGCGATTATTGCGTACGCTGGATCTCGGCGAGAATCAAATCAAAAGTCTAGATAAACCGGGTTTTCGCGGCATGACCAATTTGTACGGATTGCGAATGATCGGTAACGAAATAATTAACGTGACACGTGGTGCACTTTCCGAACTACCAGCACTACAAATTCTAAATTTAGCGCGCAATAAAATTGAGTATGTCGAATACGGGGCGTTTTCTGGTAATGAGGCTTTGCAGGCTATCAGGTTGGACGCAAATTATCTTCAAGACATGACTGGTATATTTGCAAACACTCCTGGTTTGTTGTGGCTAAATATGTCTGACAATATGATTAACCATTTTGATTACACTCTGTTACCGGAAAAGCTACAGTGGATGGATTTGCATAAGAATAAAATTCAAGACCTCGGTGTTGCTCCAGCAAATTTCCATTTACAAACACTTGACGTTTCGTTTAATGAGTTAACGCGTATCGATCCCAAGTCTGTGCCAGATTCAATCGAGTTGCTGTttgttaatgataataaaatccaTACTGTCGAGCCCCAGACCTTCTAcgacaaattaaatttgacaCGTGTCGACTTGTATGCCAACCAAATTGTTAAAATGGACTTGTCAGCACTCCAGCTAACACAGATTCCTGAAAATCGTGCTCTGCCGGAGTTCTATATTGGAGGTAACCCATTTATTTGTGACTGCACAATCGAGTGGCTGCAACGCATCAACTCACTGTCACTCAGACAACATCCACGTGTCATGGACCTCGAGCTAGTCTACTGTCGATTACCTTACGATCGTCATCGCGCATTTGTGTCTCTCTTGGAAGCCAAACCATCACAATTTTTGTGTACTTACAAAGCCCATTGTTTTGCTTTGTGCCATTGCTGCGACTTTGACGCCTGTGACTGTGAAATGACATGTCCCAGTAACTGCACATGCTACCATGACCAGTCATGGTCAGCGAATGTCGTAGACTGTTCAAATTCTGACTACAAAACCCTTCCGGGAAGGCTGCCCATGGATGCAACAGAAGTCTATTTGGATGGGAACAATTTCAGTGAATTGACCTCGCACTCGTTTATTGGCCGCAAAAACCTTGAAGTTCTCTACATCAACGACAGTAATATAATTGCGATCCACAACCACACATTCAGCGGTCTAAAACGGCTCATTGTTTTGCATcttgaaaacaataaaatcgAGCGTCTAAACGGCGTTGAACTGATGCCCTTGGAAAATCTAAAGGAGCTTTATCTGCAAAACAATTTGCTAACACACATCGACAATGGTACGTTCAATGCACTAACTCATTTGGAAGTACTTAGACTGGATAATAATAAACTGAAAACATTTGCGCTGTGGCAGCTGTCGTTGAATCCGTACTTAGTTGACATAAGCATTTCAAACAATCCATGGAGCTGTGAGTGTGGTTACTTGGATCAAGTACGTGATTGGATGACCAAGAATGAAGCTAAGATAACCGATTGGAAGCGTGTCACTTGCGAGCTGGGAATGCCCATTAATTTAGTAGTCAATGGCACAGTAGTAAATTGCGCAGCATTGACGGGAACAACTTCAGCCATTGAAACACGTCAGCTGGAAGCGTATTTACCTCTTTTGCTGGCAACTGCGGTGCTCTTCTTTGCAATGGTTGCTCTGATTTGCGGGGCATTTAGGCATCGTCGCACATTGCGGGCCTGGGCAGCAAGTCGCTGTGGACTGAGGGCCTGCTACAAAACTGCGGCCTTCGAGGACCGCGAAAAACCGTTCGATGCTTACATTTCGTATTCGGCtgttgatgaaaattttgtatCACGTGTCTTGGTTCCGGGACTAGAATCCTCTTACAGACTGTGCCTGCATTACCGTGACCTTGGTGCTGGGGCGAATGTCGCAGATGCGGTTGCTGAAGCAGCTGACTCCTCAAGACGCACGATTCTAATTTTGTCGCGGAACTTTCTACACGGAGAGTGGTCGAGGTTCGAGTTCAAAGCTGCACTCAGAGACGCGCTGAGGGGGAAAGGACGCTCTGTTATTTTGTTACTTGTTGGCGGCGTCTGCCCACGTGATTTGGACGCTGATTTGAGAAAGAGAATATCCTCCCACACGGTTCTAGTTTGGGGTGATAAATTGTTTTGGCAGAAATTAAAGTTTGCTATGCCTGACGTTTCGCCGATCCCGGTGCTAGAGAGACCGCTGCCTTTGCCGCCTCCCCCGCCACCACCTTCTCAACATTTGTGGGCATAG